The Treponema rectale genome includes a window with the following:
- a CDS encoding FAD-binding protein, with amino-acid sequence MNDSENKFFTDVLIVGSGVAGLYCALKLPENLNVTVISKEALEDCDSYLAQGGICMLKNDEDYDSYFEDTMRAGHYLNNKESVDIMIRSSQHVIKDLIGYGVDFERNEDGSLKFTREGAHSTPRILFHEDITGKEITSRLLEEVKKHSNIHLYNHVTMTDIIEQKITVKNNQPSRRCAGIIASVAADSPLAGYAEAEADDGSMIVPMYAENVVWACGGIGGLYEHSTNYPHLTGDALGIALNHEVELLDPDYIQIHPTTLYSTAKGRSFLISESVRGEGGILLNKDKKRFVNELLPRDVVANAILEQMKKDGTPHVWLSMENIKESEIKTHFCHIYQECLKNGYDCTKEPIPVVPAQHYFMGGVKVDRWSKTNLSCLYACGETSCNGVHGKNRLASNSLLESLVFAARAAAHMVEESKEKKYSAVEIVKVDYKKYKDLHSLFGMYREKILNAIERSRENHERNNNDAECRQSDSASA; translated from the coding sequence ATGAATGACAGCGAAAATAAGTTCTTTACAGATGTACTGATTGTCGGCAGCGGTGTAGCCGGACTGTATTGTGCACTCAAGCTTCCAGAAAACCTGAATGTAACCGTTATTTCAAAGGAGGCTCTGGAAGACTGTGATTCTTATCTTGCTCAGGGTGGAATCTGCATGCTCAAAAATGATGAAGATTATGATTCATATTTTGAGGATACCATGAGGGCAGGGCATTATCTTAACAATAAAGAATCTGTCGATATAATGATTCGTTCATCCCAGCATGTTATAAAAGATTTAATCGGCTACGGAGTTGATTTTGAAAGGAATGAAGACGGCTCTCTGAAATTTACCAGAGAGGGTGCACATTCAACACCTAGAATTCTTTTTCATGAAGACATCACCGGAAAGGAAATTACAAGCCGCCTGCTGGAGGAAGTAAAGAAACATTCTAATATTCATTTATATAATCATGTAACGATGACAGATATAATTGAGCAGAAAATTACCGTAAAAAACAATCAGCCTTCAAGAAGATGTGCGGGAATTATTGCATCTGTTGCAGCTGACAGTCCTCTTGCCGGATATGCAGAAGCAGAAGCAGATGACGGTTCCATGATTGTTCCGATGTATGCAGAAAATGTTGTATGGGCATGCGGTGGTATAGGCGGACTTTATGAGCATTCAACAAACTATCCTCATCTTACGGGAGATGCTCTTGGAATAGCATTGAATCATGAGGTAGAACTGCTGGATCCTGATTACATTCAGATTCATCCTACAACTTTGTATTCAACTGCAAAGGGCAGAAGCTTCCTGATTTCAGAATCTGTCAGAGGAGAAGGCGGTATCTTATTAAATAAAGATAAAAAAAGATTTGTTAATGAACTTCTTCCGAGAGACGTTGTTGCAAATGCAATTCTTGAGCAGATGAAAAAAGACGGAACTCCCCACGTCTGGCTCAGTATGGAGAACATAAAGGAATCAGAGATAAAGACTCACTTCTGTCATATTTACCAGGAGTGTCTTAAGAATGGATATGACTGTACAAAGGAACCCATACCTGTTGTTCCGGCACAGCATTATTTTATGGGCGGAGTAAAAGTTGACCGCTGGTCAAAAACAAATCTGTCCTGCCTTTATGCCTGCGGAGAAACAAGCTGTAACGGCGTGCACGGAAAAAACCGTCTTGCATCAAACTCCCTGCTAGAAAGTCTTGTATTTGCTGCAAGAGCTGCTGCTCACATGGTAGAAGAATCAAAAGAAAAAAAGTATTCTGCTGTAGAAATTGTAAAGGTTGATTATAAAAAATATAAAGATTTACATTCTTTGTTCGGAATGTATAGAGAAAAAATATTAAATGCAATTGAGAGGTCAAGAGAAAATCATGAACGAAATAACAATGATGCTGAATGCAGACAATCTGATTCTGCAAGCGCTTAG
- a CDS encoding transcription repressor NadR — protein MRAPGEARRSEILEILINAKEPVSGSELSRKLGVSRQVIVTDIALLRANHPDLIATSAGYVMIKSSSICRIFKVNHTDEQTEDELNIMVELGGTVVDVYVEHKVYGTISAPLNIKCRRDVENFINDLKSGVSTPLKNITKGYHYHTVEARSTEILDEIQHKLEERKYLIEAVDFKSVYQAKNYSKC, from the coding sequence TTGCGCGCACCTGGAGAAGCACGACGAAGCGAAATTCTTGAAATACTCATTAATGCAAAAGAGCCTGTTTCCGGAAGTGAACTTTCGAGAAAACTGGGTGTAAGCCGTCAGGTTATCGTTACTGACATTGCCTTGTTAAGGGCAAATCATCCGGACCTTATTGCAACGTCAGCAGGTTACGTAATGATAAAATCATCTTCTATCTGCAGAATCTTTAAGGTGAATCATACAGATGAACAGACAGAAGATGAACTTAATATAATGGTAGAATTAGGTGGTACTGTTGTTGATGTTTATGTTGAGCACAAAGTTTATGGAACAATAAGTGCGCCTCTTAATATTAAGTGCCGCCGTGATGTAGAAAATTTTATAAATGATTTGAAAAGTGGAGTTTCTACGCCGTTAAAGAATATTACAAAAGGGTATCATTATCATACTGTGGAAGCCAGATCAACAGAAATACTTGACGAGATTCAGCATAAGCTGGAAGAACGAAAATATCTTATTGAAGCTGTAGATTTTAAATCTGTTTATCAGGCAAAAAATTACAGTAAGTGTTAA
- a CDS encoding 4Fe-4S binding protein, which yields MDKKKKHGTLRLVVQAAAAALSNGYIKGFSQGRIYEGSLKYVCVPGMNCYSCPGALGSCPIGSLQATLNSRDYKISMYVVGFMIVIGTLLGRFVCGFLCPFGLIQDLLYKIPFIKKFKKLPGEKFLRWFRFVFLAVFVIILPMFVVDFIGLGEPWFCKYVCPVGMLEGGVPLVLLNKAMRGAIGFLFKWKFSILILTLLLSIILYRPFCRYVCPLGAFYGIFNKFSFIRYKVDPSKCTQCGICQKACKLDIPVYKKPNSMDCIRCGDCKVSCPHNAITSIQIRPSGHSY from the coding sequence TTGGATAAGAAAAAGAAGCACGGAACTCTCAGGCTTGTAGTACAGGCAGCAGCGGCAGCTTTATCAAACGGATACATCAAAGGTTTTTCTCAGGGAAGAATTTATGAGGGCAGTTTGAAATATGTGTGTGTTCCCGGAATGAACTGTTATTCCTGTCCGGGCGCATTGGGTTCCTGTCCAATAGGTTCTCTTCAGGCAACCCTTAACAGCCGTGATTATAAAATCTCAATGTATGTTGTGGGTTTTATGATTGTAATCGGAACTCTTCTTGGAAGATTTGTCTGTGGCTTTTTATGTCCTTTTGGTTTAATTCAGGACTTGCTCTATAAAATTCCTTTCATAAAAAAATTTAAAAAACTCCCGGGAGAAAAATTTTTGCGATGGTTCCGCTTTGTGTTTCTGGCAGTTTTTGTAATCATACTTCCGATGTTTGTAGTTGATTTTATCGGATTGGGGGAGCCCTGGTTCTGCAAGTATGTGTGTCCAGTAGGGATGCTTGAGGGGGGAGTTCCTCTAGTTCTGCTGAATAAAGCTATGCGCGGTGCCATAGGGTTTTTATTTAAATGGAAGTTTTCAATTCTTATTTTGACTCTTTTATTATCAATAATACTGTACCGGCCATTCTGCAGATATGTTTGCCCGCTTGGTGCATTTTACGGAATCTTTAATAAGTTTTCCTTTATCCGTTATAAAGTTGATCCTTCAAAATGCACTCAATGCGGAATCTGTCAGAAGGCCTGTAAACTTGATATTCCGGTTTACAAGAAACCAAACAGCATGGACTGCATAAGGTGCGGAGACTGTAAAGTTTCGTGTCCGCACAATGCAATTACTTCCATTCAAATACGGCCCAGCGGTCATTCATATTAG
- a CDS encoding adenylate/guanylate cyclase domain-containing protein has translation MTEFSKIFNISCLIILALFCFQMGIFLCSGHKLKQNGRRTLIFIEFFTGLLLLFDTLAYFFRGNTSSTGWFMVRASNFIVYICNFLIPFFFCFYVCEFIKQSRLSFTLLLKPGYSIKKGMPVQIFIVLAFCLLGVLLTIISQFTDLFYYIDEKNLYHRNELYPLSVALGVIPGLITFTMLLQNKKKVAGNVFISLFVYFLLPVIGIILVLFVYGFSWINIALGLGALHLFFSSIKLMELEFYSGKQKSSAILTPTYKTENTVEESKKRIVRNHFWQTFSVSLAGVILILVIVSITGIALPERTLTIGNPYTENDSSKSVCITFSQNAEKHWVDEDDPDRTGAQYDGVIYNNMSSTIITDWKFSIKVPDGSTVDPGPWNGTFTLSNGKLNVVKPHEGDKENIHGENFYTITPLKTLGFGCIMYAPHTYQPLSEKIVFTYSSILKPLSNILFDIFLAGLFILFIISTTVTLFEGKLIRVEEENRKLENTVKERTKELEAEKNRSESLLLNILPKEIADELTAHPNRTLAKQYPNVTVLFTDIVGFTKISGEMSAEEVVTMLNKMFSMFDERAQREGIEKIKTIGDAYMAAAGLTQDKDNNGARKIINFAKGLLEDVHSFNETSPIKLQIRLGINSGPLVAGVIGKTKFIYDIWGDTVNMASRMESTGMPMKVHVSDATKIQTDSLFRYSETIEIDVKGKGMMKTYYL, from the coding sequence ATGACTGAATTTTCAAAAATTTTCAATATTTCATGCCTTATCATACTTGCTCTCTTTTGCTTTCAGATGGGAATTTTTTTATGTTCGGGTCATAAACTAAAACAGAACGGCAGACGAACCCTTATCTTTATTGAATTTTTTACAGGGCTCTTGCTTCTCTTTGACACTCTTGCCTACTTTTTCCGCGGAAACACCAGCAGTACCGGCTGGTTTATGGTACGCGCCAGTAATTTCATTGTTTACATCTGCAACTTCCTGATTCCATTCTTCTTTTGCTTTTATGTATGTGAATTTATAAAACAGTCCAGATTAAGTTTTACCCTTCTTTTAAAACCGGGCTATTCTATAAAAAAAGGAATGCCCGTACAAATTTTTATAGTCCTTGCTTTTTGTCTTCTTGGTGTCCTGCTAACAATAATCTCTCAGTTTACGGATTTATTCTATTATATAGACGAAAAAAATCTCTACCACAGGAATGAACTTTATCCTTTAAGCGTTGCCCTGGGAGTTATACCTGGACTGATTACGTTTACAATGCTGCTGCAGAACAAAAAAAAAGTTGCCGGAAACGTTTTTATATCCCTTTTTGTTTATTTTTTATTACCTGTAATCGGTATAATTTTAGTACTGTTTGTATACGGATTTTCCTGGATAAACATCGCTCTTGGACTTGGAGCATTGCACCTTTTCTTCTCTTCCATAAAATTAATGGAACTGGAATTTTATTCCGGAAAGCAGAAAAGTTCCGCAATTCTTACTCCAACTTATAAAACTGAAAACACTGTAGAAGAATCAAAAAAAAGAATCGTAAGAAACCATTTCTGGCAGACCTTCTCAGTAAGTCTGGCAGGCGTTATCCTGATTCTCGTTATTGTGTCAATTACAGGAATAGCACTTCCGGAAAGAACATTAACTATCGGAAACCCTTATACAGAGAATGATTCTTCAAAATCAGTCTGCATAACTTTTTCTCAGAACGCAGAAAAGCATTGGGTTGACGAAGATGACCCTGACAGAACCGGTGCCCAGTATGATGGTGTAATCTATAACAACATGAGCAGCACGATTATCACTGACTGGAAATTCTCAATTAAAGTACCAGACGGTTCTACCGTAGATCCAGGTCCATGGAACGGAACTTTTACACTCTCGAACGGAAAACTAAACGTTGTCAAACCCCATGAAGGTGATAAAGAAAACATTCACGGTGAAAACTTTTATACGATTACTCCTTTAAAGACACTGGGGTTCGGATGCATTATGTATGCACCTCATACCTACCAGCCGCTGTCAGAAAAAATTGTCTTTACATACTCAAGCATATTAAAGCCGCTGTCAAATATTCTGTTTGATATTTTTCTGGCGGGACTGTTCATACTGTTTATCATTTCAACGACAGTTACCCTCTTTGAAGGAAAACTTATCCGCGTAGAAGAAGAAAATAGAAAACTTGAAAATACAGTAAAAGAACGTACTAAAGAACTTGAGGCAGAAAAAAACCGTTCAGAAAGTCTTCTCCTGAATATTCTTCCAAAAGAAATTGCAGATGAACTTACGGCTCACCCAAACCGAACGCTGGCTAAACAGTATCCGAATGTTACGGTTCTCTTTACTGACATAGTTGGATTTACAAAAATAAGCGGAGAAATGAGTGCAGAAGAAGTTGTCACCATGCTTAATAAAATGTTCTCAATGTTTGATGAACGTGCACAGCGTGAAGGCATAGAAAAAATCAAGACTATCGGAGATGCCTACATGGCAGCAGCAGGCCTTACGCAGGATAAGGACAATAATGGTGCCAGAAAGATTATTAATTTTGCAAAAGGCCTTCTTGAGGATGTTCATTCTTTCAACGAAACTTCACCTATAAAACTTCAGATCAGGCTTGGAATAAACTCAGGTCCTCTTGTTGCCGGCGTCATAGGAAAAACAAAGTTCATTTATGACATCTGGGGCGATACAGTAAATATGGCAAGCCGAATGGAAAGTACAGGCATGCCTATGAAGGTTCATGTAAGTGATGCAACAAAAATACAGACTGACAGTCTCTTCCGTTACAGCGAAACCATAGAAATAGATGTAAAAGGCAAAGGAATGATGAAGACTTATTATTTATAA
- the nadA gene encoding quinolinate synthase NadA — MTLTEEIKELCREKDAVILAHYYVDSSIQAIADYVGDSFYLAKVAKSVPNKTIVFCGVTFMGESACILNPDKTVLMPSPDAVCPMALMIDKEKIAEMRSTYDDLAVVCYINSMADVKELSDVCVTSSNALKIVRNLPNHNIFFIPDGNLGRYVAEQIPEKNIILNPGFCHVHASITSQAIMNCFKEHPAAKIIAHPECRKDVCDLADYLGSTKELIEYVAEDDAQEYIVCTEKGVLYKMEQVAPEKKFYFVGASQICPNMKKMTLEKVRDCLVNMSPVAVVSEETRLGASVPLDRMLELASQNNVVPEMAL; from the coding sequence ATGACATTGACCGAAGAAATTAAAGAACTGTGTAGAGAAAAGGATGCTGTTATCCTTGCACATTATTATGTAGACAGTTCAATTCAGGCAATTGCAGATTATGTAGGAGATTCCTTTTATCTTGCAAAAGTTGCAAAGAGTGTTCCAAATAAAACTATTGTTTTTTGTGGTGTAACTTTTATGGGCGAAAGTGCCTGTATCTTAAATCCAGACAAGACTGTCCTTATGCCGTCACCTGATGCTGTGTGTCCGATGGCTTTAATGATTGATAAAGAAAAAATTGCAGAAATGCGCTCAACTTATGATGATCTTGCAGTTGTCTGCTATATCAATTCAATGGCAGATGTAAAAGAATTAAGTGACGTTTGCGTTACTTCCAGCAATGCGCTGAAGATTGTAAGGAATCTTCCGAATCATAATATATTTTTTATTCCTGACGGAAATCTCGGCCGTTATGTTGCAGAACAGATTCCAGAAAAAAACATCATTCTTAATCCGGGCTTCTGTCATGTTCATGCATCAATAACTTCTCAGGCAATTATGAATTGTTTTAAAGAACATCCGGCTGCAAAAATCATTGCTCATCCTGAATGCAGAAAAGATGTCTGTGATCTTGCAGATTATCTTGGAAGTACAAAAGAACTTATTGAATATGTTGCTGAAGATGATGCTCAGGAATATATAGTCTGCACAGAAAAAGGTGTTCTCTACAAAATGGAACAGGTTGCTCCTGAAAAGAAGTTTTATTTTGTAGGTGCAAGTCAGATCTGTCCGAATATGAAAAAGATGACTCTGGAAAAAGTCAGGGACTGTCTTGTTAACATGTCTCCTGTTGCAGTTGTAAGTGAAGAAACTCGTTTAGGTGCAAGTGTTCCTCTCGACAGAATGCTTGAACTTGCAAGTCAGAACAATGTTGTTCCTGAGATGGCCCTTTAA
- a CDS encoding amidase — MKLEALCAWEIGELVNTKKISPVDVIKYFLDRIEKHNKKINAFVYTKPEYALEKARELEERLNRGEYCGEFAGVPFGLKDFLPDKKGWSNSHGGVKCLVAIDDCDSVFCTAMEKAGGIAIGKTNAPAYGFRGATDNYMYGPTSTPFNTKYNSGGSSGGSAAAVAAGLVPIAEGGDAGGSIRMPAGFCNLFGFKAGVGTIPSVCRPDAWSATHPLCFNGGLTKSVKDAAILLNYMNYEDRRDPYSLPKTHDFIKEYSIPVQNLKIAFTEDFGIFEIEDEVRTIIRKAAERFTELGCTVEEYKFNFKHTANELSEQWCKGITIDCALDLNHQKALGNDLLKNHREDFPEEFIYWKEIVDSMGIEDMYKFNLARTDVLDQFENAFEKYDLIISPVSCVASILNRNDRNTKGPEFINGKKLDSLIGWSQTFLANFTGNPAASIPAGFSKDNVPVGMQLIAPRYKDALILQAANLYEQKFDWKKFYPEL; from the coding sequence ATGAAACTTGAAGCCCTTTGTGCCTGGGAAATCGGAGAACTTGTAAATACAAAAAAAATCAGTCCGGTAGACGTCATTAAATATTTTTTAGACCGGATCGAAAAACACAATAAAAAAATCAATGCCTTCGTCTATACAAAACCGGAATATGCCCTTGAAAAAGCCCGGGAACTTGAAGAGCGTCTTAACCGTGGTGAATACTGCGGAGAATTTGCGGGAGTTCCTTTTGGATTAAAAGATTTTTTACCGGATAAGAAAGGCTGGTCAAATTCCCACGGGGGTGTAAAATGCCTTGTTGCCATAGATGACTGCGACTCAGTATTCTGCACTGCAATGGAAAAAGCCGGAGGAATTGCCATCGGAAAAACAAATGCTCCTGCATACGGATTCAGGGGAGCTACAGACAATTATATGTACGGACCTACCTCTACCCCGTTTAACACAAAATATAATTCCGGAGGATCCAGCGGCGGTAGTGCTGCTGCGGTTGCTGCAGGACTTGTTCCAATTGCAGAAGGCGGTGATGCAGGAGGTTCCATAAGAATGCCTGCAGGTTTCTGTAATCTTTTCGGATTCAAGGCAGGAGTCGGAACCATTCCATCTGTATGCCGTCCTGATGCCTGGAGTGCCACTCATCCCCTGTGCTTTAACGGCGGACTTACTAAATCTGTAAAAGATGCTGCCATTCTTTTAAACTACATGAATTATGAAGACCGGCGGGATCCTTACAGCCTTCCAAAAACTCATGACTTCATTAAGGAATATTCTATTCCGGTACAGAATTTAAAAATTGCCTTTACGGAAGATTTCGGTATTTTTGAAATTGAAGACGAAGTCAGAACAATCATCCGTAAAGCAGCAGAACGTTTTACAGAACTGGGATGCACTGTGGAAGAATATAAGTTCAATTTTAAACATACAGCAAATGAACTTTCTGAACAGTGGTGCAAGGGAATTACAATTGACTGCGCCCTCGACCTTAATCATCAGAAGGCTCTTGGAAATGACCTGCTTAAAAATCACCGGGAAGATTTTCCTGAAGAATTCATTTACTGGAAAGAAATTGTTGATTCAATGGGAATCGAAGACATGTATAAATTCAATCTTGCCAGAACAGATGTCCTTGATCAGTTTGAAAATGCCTTTGAAAAATATGACCTGATTATTTCTCCTGTAAGCTGCGTTGCTTCCATACTCAACAGGAATGACAGAAATACAAAAGGTCCGGAATTCATCAACGGAAAAAAACTTGATTCCCTTATCGGCTGGTCTCAGACATTCCTTGCAAATTTTACAGGAAACCCTGCTGCTTCAATTCCTGCGGGATTTTCAAAAGACAACGTTCCTGTGGGAATGCAGCTGATTGCACCAAGATACAAAGACGCTCTGATTCTTCAGGCCGCAAACCTTTACGAACAGAAATTCGACTGGAAAAAATTCTATCCTGAATTGTAA
- a CDS encoding TlpA family protein disulfide reductase gives MKKITGVFVLLFALASATVYGETKIEFNTKDLKGKQVTDSIFAENELTMINVWGTFCAPCIKEMPDLAKLNKANKSKGVRVIGIPIDVVGRGGSIQSREKRNADAIIDATKADYTHLVPSKEMLSGFLYGIQAVPATIFVDSSGNQIGDIYFGARSQKDWQKIIDSILADNK, from the coding sequence ATGAAGAAGATTACCGGCGTTTTTGTTTTATTATTTGCTCTGGCATCAGCAACCGTTTATGGAGAAACAAAAATTGAATTCAATACAAAGGATTTAAAAGGTAAACAGGTAACGGACAGCATCTTTGCAGAAAATGAACTTACAATGATAAATGTCTGGGGAACTTTCTGCGCACCCTGTATAAAAGAAATGCCTGATCTTGCAAAATTGAATAAGGCAAATAAAAGTAAGGGCGTCAGAGTTATAGGAATTCCGATTGATGTTGTCGGAAGAGGCGGAAGTATTCAGTCCAGGGAAAAACGGAATGCAGATGCAATCATTGATGCAACTAAAGCAGATTATACTCATCTTGTTCCAAGCAAAGAAATGCTTTCAGGTTTTCTGTACGGAATACAGGCAGTTCCTGCAACTATTTTTGTAGACAGTTCCGGAAATCAGATTGGAGATATTTATTTTGGTGCAAGAAGTCAGAAAGACTGGCAGAAGATAATAGATTCAATTCTGGCAGATAATAAATGA
- the nadC gene encoding carboxylating nicotinate-nucleotide diphosphorylase, with product MNEITMMLNADNLILQALREDISSEDVSTNAVMPCSTPGEVDLIAKQDGIIAGLKVFERVFYLLDNKTECSFSVKDGDKVQKGQHLGTVHGDIRVLLSGERTALNYLQRMSGIATYTNQVASLLEGTKIKLLDTRKTTPNNRIFEKYAVTVGGGHNHRYNLSDGVLLKDNHIGAAGGVRKAVEMAKAYAPFVRKIEVEVETLEQVKEAVEAGADIIMLDNMNHDTMKAALDIINKKAEVEISGNVTKENIEKIKDLAVDYISSGALTHSSPILDLSLKNLHSVA from the coding sequence ATGAACGAAATAACAATGATGCTGAATGCAGACAATCTGATTCTGCAAGCGCTTAGAGAAGATATTTCAAGTGAAGATGTAAGTACAAATGCAGTAATGCCATGTTCTACTCCTGGAGAAGTTGATCTTATTGCAAAGCAGGATGGAATTATTGCAGGTCTTAAAGTTTTTGAAAGAGTTTTTTATCTGCTTGATAATAAAACAGAATGTAGTTTTTCTGTAAAGGATGGAGATAAAGTTCAGAAAGGACAGCATCTTGGAACTGTTCATGGAGACATCCGCGTTTTACTTTCCGGAGAACGAACTGCCCTTAATTATCTTCAGCGCATGAGCGGAATTGCAACTTATACAAATCAGGTTGCATCTTTACTTGAGGGAACAAAGATAAAACTTCTCGATACAAGAAAGACAACTCCTAACAACCGTATTTTTGAAAAGTATGCTGTTACTGTAGGAGGAGGGCATAATCACAGGTATAATCTTTCTGACGGAGTTCTTCTGAAGGATAATCATATCGGTGCTGCAGGCGGCGTAAGAAAAGCTGTTGAAATGGCAAAAGCTTATGCTCCTTTTGTGCGCAAGATTGAAGTAGAAGTTGAAACTCTTGAGCAGGTAAAAGAAGCTGTAGAAGCAGGAGCAGACATTATCATGCTGGATAACATGAATCACGACACAATGAAAGCTGCTCTTGATATTATAAATAAAAAAGCAGAAGTAGAAATCAGCGGCAATGTTACAAAAGAAAATATAGAAAAAATAAAAGACCTTGCTGTTGATTATATTTCATCAGGGGCTTTAACTCATTCAAGTCCTATTCTGGATTTGTCTTTAAAGAACCTTCATTCCGTAGCATAA
- a CDS encoding TPM domain-containing protein — MIKKHFILFITAVLLSVSASAKSRFNVPELKNPVMDLADVIDEKTESRLNTYLQQVYEQTEVQIAVLTIRSLGNYPIEEVSIEVADQWKLGKKNKDTGVLLLVAPNDRSLRIEVGYGLEGLLTDAQSDKIIRKYITPQFKENNYSQGIVNGVIKITEIATDGAKINTDLKVEKKESSSAGAGIFILLWAGMIIFIITTNKGIGPFGIYFILSMLTGRPFQRRMPRKRFGSDDDDIFGGFGGGFSGGSHRSSGGFGGGGFKGGGGRFGGGGASGKW, encoded by the coding sequence ATGATAAAAAAACACTTTATCCTTTTTATTACAGCAGTTCTACTTTCTGTCTCAGCCAGTGCAAAATCCAGGTTTAATGTTCCTGAATTAAAAAATCCTGTAATGGATCTTGCAGATGTTATCGATGAAAAAACGGAATCCCGTCTGAATACTTATCTGCAGCAGGTTTACGAACAGACAGAGGTTCAGATCGCTGTTCTTACCATCCGTTCGTTAGGTAACTACCCTATTGAAGAAGTTTCTATAGAAGTTGCTGACCAGTGGAAACTTGGCAAAAAAAATAAGGATACCGGTGTTCTGCTTCTTGTTGCTCCTAACGACCGTTCGCTTCGCATTGAAGTCGGATACGGACTGGAAGGACTTCTTACTGACGCTCAGTCGGATAAAATCATACGTAAATACATCACCCCGCAATTTAAAGAAAACAACTACTCTCAGGGAATCGTTAACGGAGTAATTAAAATTACAGAAATTGCAACAGACGGGGCAAAAATCAATACAGATTTAAAAGTAGAAAAAAAAGAATCATCTTCAGCAGGTGCCGGTATTTTTATACTTCTGTGGGCAGGAATGATTATCTTTATAATTACAACAAACAAAGGGATAGGTCCATTCGGAATCTACTTTATTCTTTCAATGCTGACGGGAAGACCGTTCCAGAGAAGAATGCCGAGAAAACGTTTCGGTTCTGACGATGATGACATATTTGGAGGTTTTGGCGGTGGCTTTAGCGGAGGAAGTCACAGAAGTTCCGGAGGTTTTGGTGGCGGCGGATTTAAAGGCGGTGGCGGCCGGTTTGGCGGCGGTGGTGCCAGCGGAAAATGGTAA
- a CDS encoding LemA family protein: protein MKALTKKILITVGTIIAVIFIIYRFFAGTYNSIVAKDEGVSSQWAQVQNQYQRRMDLIPNLVSTVKGYASHESEVLTAVTEARSRAGGMVNIDSEALNDPETFKKYQQVQDSLSSSLQRLLMVTENYPELKANENFLALQSQLEGTENRISVERMRYNEAAKDYNVYIRQFPKSIIANMNGFRTKSYFEASQEAQSAPQIQF from the coding sequence ATGAAAGCTTTAACAAAGAAAATACTCATTACAGTCGGAACCATTATTGCAGTTATTTTTATTATCTACAGATTCTTTGCAGGAACATATAATTCCATAGTGGCAAAGGATGAAGGAGTTTCAAGTCAGTGGGCTCAGGTTCAGAATCAGTACCAGAGACGCATGGATTTAATTCCTAATCTTGTCTCTACAGTAAAAGGCTATGCTTCTCATGAAAGCGAAGTTCTTACTGCCGTAACAGAAGCCCGCAGTCGTGCCGGAGGAATGGTAAACATAGATTCAGAAGCTCTTAATGATCCTGAAACATTCAAAAAATATCAGCAGGTACAGGATTCACTCAGTTCTAGCCTGCAGCGTCTCCTTATGGTTACAGAAAATTATCCTGAATTAAAGGCAAACGAAAACTTTCTTGCATTACAGAGTCAGCTTGAAGGAACAGAAAACAGAATTTCCGTTGAACGCATGCGCTATAATGAAGCTGCAAAAGACTACAATGTATACATCCGCCAGTTTCCAAAATCAATCATTGCAAACATGAACGGATTCCGCACAAAGTCATACTTTGAAGCATCTCAGGAAGCCCAGAGTGCCCCTCAAATTCAGTTTTAA
- a CDS encoding CD1871A family CXXC motif-containing protein encodes MKKLVLILRIFSLVTGIVLIIAGIFREEAEEVFAKATRICMECIGIG; translated from the coding sequence ATGAAGAAGCTGGTTCTTATTTTAAGAATATTTTCTCTTGTTACCGGGATAGTCCTGATTATTGCGGGAATTTTCAGGGAAGAAGCGGAAGAGGTTTTTGCAAAAGCAACCAGAATCTGTATGGAATGTATTGGAATTGGATAA